A section of the Candidatus Poribacteria bacterium genome encodes:
- a CDS encoding glycosyltransferase family 39 protein — translation MNFAGVNFKSESTVTKIILLCILIASGVLVLRHVGHSGITYWDEGFHAVVARNLTKHPLKFTLYDQPWLPYDYKGWGENHIWLHKPPVAMWTIWISHLIFGINTFALRLPSVISLVVTTWLTFRTAADLFDKRAGLIAAFLHGFNPFLFASVHGYRYSDHIDIALLLWVQVSCWFLLRAVRTGKRRNYILSGVAMGIAYLSKSYLACITFGIALVVWCVARGKQIYRERYLSDDSTQNEAADAKIRLSDIGIQLLAAIATVAPWVIYCLIYYRKEFLWEHKRVLDHLNTDVESWGASWDRPLFDYMPLFYPVFYAALVAAVLCLLVVMFKRWNLAELFVLAWGIGVIVPHTLAETKTPSATMIAVPPLLICLAAVISRAWQRRDWVYTSIWCAGMLVITIISGGRTLVKGRDQFDGLKKFAPFIETNFWIVEQLLGFGILLAIFAGVYMLVRRYNWQKWLWLGLRIVALLIALFYVRGYIDAAYKVTERNSKIPLYEKSGPRLQREMPENACFFLDDERVGAHFDLMYYADRSTYQIHNVHRKEPRDFKNQAKIAREAGAIPYIFSVKETAYNYPLFIEGEIDVGNGKTQRYRVYEITEVHE, via the coding sequence ATGAATTTTGCGGGTGTCAACTTCAAAAGCGAATCCACGGTTACAAAAATTATCCTACTTTGCATCCTGATCGCCTCTGGTGTTCTGGTGTTGAGGCACGTCGGACATAGCGGGATCACCTATTGGGATGAAGGTTTTCACGCTGTCGTGGCACGGAATTTGACGAAACATCCGCTCAAATTCACGCTCTACGATCAACCTTGGCTCCCGTATGACTATAAAGGGTGGGGCGAGAACCACATCTGGCTGCATAAACCGCCTGTCGCCATGTGGACAATCTGGATCTCGCACTTGATTTTCGGTATTAACACGTTCGCGCTCCGGTTGCCATCTGTCATCAGTCTTGTCGTGACGACGTGGTTGACATTTCGGACTGCCGCAGATCTTTTTGACAAACGAGCGGGGCTTATTGCAGCGTTCCTTCACGGATTCAATCCTTTTCTCTTTGCGTCCGTTCATGGCTATCGCTATTCGGACCATATCGACATCGCCTTACTACTCTGGGTGCAGGTTTCGTGTTGGTTCCTGCTTCGCGCAGTTCGGACCGGAAAACGGAGGAATTATATTTTATCTGGTGTCGCGATGGGGATCGCGTACCTCTCAAAAAGCTACCTCGCCTGCATTACCTTCGGGATCGCGCTTGTTGTTTGGTGCGTCGCACGAGGTAAACAGATTTATCGCGAGAGATACCTATCGGATGACAGCACACAAAACGAGGCGGCAGACGCAAAGATTCGGCTCAGCGACATCGGTATACAACTTTTGGCGGCAATTGCGACAGTGGCGCCGTGGGTTATCTATTGCCTGATTTACTACCGAAAGGAATTCTTATGGGAACATAAACGCGTTCTTGACCATCTTAACACAGACGTTGAAAGCTGGGGCGCGAGTTGGGATCGACCGTTATTTGACTACATGCCGCTATTCTATCCGGTGTTCTATGCTGCGCTTGTTGCAGCGGTCTTGTGTCTGCTGGTGGTTATGTTCAAACGCTGGAACTTAGCCGAACTTTTCGTGTTGGCGTGGGGTATCGGCGTTATCGTTCCGCACACACTCGCGGAGACAAAAACGCCCTCAGCGACAATGATTGCCGTGCCACCGCTACTCATCTGCTTGGCAGCGGTCATCAGTCGCGCATGGCAGCGGCGGGACTGGGTTTACACCTCAATTTGGTGTGCAGGAATGTTAGTGATTACTATCATCTCCGGTGGACGCACCCTGGTCAAAGGACGAGATCAGTTTGACGGACTGAAGAAATTCGCGCCCTTTATTGAGACGAATTTTTGGATTGTTGAGCAGCTGCTCGGATTTGGGATCCTGCTCGCGATTTTCGCGGGTGTATATATGCTGGTTCGCCGGTATAATTGGCAAAAGTGGCTATGGCTTGGACTCCGTATAGTCGCACTGCTGATTGCCTTATTCTATGTAAGAGGTTATATAGATGCTGCATACAAAGTCACGGAGCGCAATAGCAAAATCCCGCTATATGAAAAGAGCGGACCCCGTCTCCAACGTGAGATGCCAGAAAACGCCTGTTTCTTTCTTGACGATGAACGCGTCGGCGCACACTTCGATCTAATGTACTACGCCGACCGGTCAACGTATCAGATTCACAATGTGCATAGAAAAGAGCCCCGCGATTTCAAGAATCAAGCCAAAATAGCACGTGAAGCAGGGGCAATTCCCTACATCTTCTCTGTCAAAGAAACAGCATACAATTATCCGCTGTTCATTGAAGGTGAGATAGATGTTGGAAATGGAAAAACACAACGGTATCGGGTTTATGAAATTACGGAAGTTCACGAATAA
- a CDS encoding 2'-5' RNA ligase family protein, with protein MPFVVELYFDPSTEECIRDVWKAIDDAEISDSMPKGGYRPHISLGVCDHLETDSLEQELSTFAMGVAPFRLSFPNIGIFSTSEGVVYLGATVTEQLLNLHKTFHKIFKKYAAEQREYYTVGRWVPHCTLAFGLSEEQIVEAVTVCRRIALPTSTKVGEIGVVKVSATGCQRLCSFNLNS; from the coding sequence ATGCCATTTGTTGTTGAACTGTATTTTGACCCCTCAACCGAAGAATGCATCCGTGATGTATGGAAAGCGATTGATGACGCAGAGATTAGCGATTCTATGCCCAAAGGGGGTTACCGTCCACATATATCTCTTGGGGTTTGCGACCATCTTGAAACAGATTCACTTGAACAGGAATTGTCAACCTTTGCGATGGGTGTTGCACCATTTCGATTGTCGTTTCCAAACATAGGTATCTTCTCTACATCGGAAGGGGTCGTTTATTTAGGTGCAACGGTCACTGAGCAGCTGCTTAATCTACACAAGACATTTCACAAAATTTTCAAAAAGTACGCAGCGGAACAACGGGAATATTACACTGTTGGACGGTGGGTGCCGCACTGCACACTCGCTTTCGGTTTGTCAGAAGAACAGATTGTTGAAGCAGTAACCGTTTGTCGACGAATTGCTTTACCGACTTCTACGAAAGTTGGAGAAATTGGCGTGGTGAAGGTTTCCGCTACAGGTTGTCAAAGGCTGTGCTCGTTCAATCTTAATTCATAA